One window of the Anopheles cruzii chromosome 2, idAnoCruzAS_RS32_06, whole genome shotgun sequence genome contains the following:
- the LOC128275781 gene encoding leucine-rich repeat and immunoglobulin-like domain-containing nogo receptor-interacting protein 3 produces MTGGTESSKSALALVVVLLALLGMPAAFAFCPSLCTCESDRYLRTSCINASLEVVPIQLNPDVRYINLTANQITNVHFTLSFYYQLESLDLSHNRIDSLGSKNFESQEKLRTLNVSHNVLQVLQKDAFRGLKRLELLLLSDNLLEQIHPTAFQTLVSLRRLELRNNRLVSLEFGVLKHPTALESLLLDNNQLLEVPYDGNLEHLRSLRHLELSTNLIEFVGNDSFGALHDLRTLQLAGNVLTELDQGAFNGLTALQLIDLADNNLTTIPTAQLAKLYNLTTLSLSGNSFVQLPAVAFRSLFQLRELHLDRLDRLEHIDPRAFIDNTHLQVLTLDDNPSFEVLPVRLFHGNPHLTDISIRRNALLTLDAVQFPLDRLQRLKLAGNPLVCNCTIRWLWRLVTGTIEDDDNADADGVGFLGRPPPDSNITTVLLIDKDEIGCDLNEDGLVTRRTLRNMSEGDINCPAHLATVLSVLLALVLLLLGAGAMLVYRRRARERKKILQERKNVHERIVPQKVDKLELERYLAQQVLSNDYRELRPPACDLPVRYDLKYPDQTSHPAAVAAVGGDQHPDADSDHYENIDYLQHQRVLGNGSATIGGGPGPTMNPFHQLQQAQYAYGHHPQGRQVQPAMTMQHPHKFPHHHPHHHHQHHQHHQHQQHPDPGTTNMSTLPSAGSTPARSLNNYSPNFFIYVVYSHFVLILLAL; encoded by the exons ATGACAGGAGGCACGGAATCAAGCAAATCGGCTctggcgttggtggtggtcctgcTGGCCCTGCTCGGTATGCCGGCGGCGTTCGCCTTCTGTCCGTCGCTGTGCACCTGCGAGAGCGATCGCTATCTGCGCACGTCCTGCATCAACGCGTCGCTCGAGGTCGTCCCGATTCAGCTCAATCCGGACGTGCGCTACATCAACCTGACCGCGAACCAGATTACGAACGTACACTTCACGCTGTCGTTCTACTATCAGCTCGAGTCACTCGATCTGTCCCACAACCGGATCGATTCGCTCGGCTCCAAGAACTTCGAGTCGCAGGAAAAGCTGCGGACCCTCAACGTGAGCCACAACGTTCTGCAGGTACTGCAAAAGGACGCATTCCGGGGGTTGAAACGCCTGGAGCTACTACTGCTCAGTGACAATCTGCTGGAGCAGATACACCCCACCGCCTTCCAGACACTCGTCAGCTTGCGGCGGCTCGAGCTGCGCAACAATCGCCTGGTGAGCCTCGAGTTCGGAGTGTTGAAGCACCCGACCGCCCTGGAGTCGCTCCTGCTCGACAACAACCAACTGCTGGAGGTACCGTACGACGGGAACTTGGAACACTTGCGATCGCTACGGCACCTCGAACTGTCCACCAATCTGATCGAGTTCGTCGGGAACGATAGCTTCGGTGCGTTGCACGATCTGCGCACGTTGCAGCTCGCCGGCAACGTGCTGACCGAGCTCGATCAGGGCGCGTTCAACGGGCTGACCGCGTTGCAGCTCATCGATCTGGCGGATAACAATCTAACG ACGATCCCCACGGCCCAGCTGGCGAAGCTGTACAATCTCACCACGCTGTCGCTGAGCGGCAACTCGTTCGTGCAACTCCCGGCGGTCGCCTTCCGGAGTCTGTTTCAGCTGCGCGAACTGCACCTGGACCGTCTGGACCGGCTGGAGCACATCGACCCGAG AGCTTTCATCGACAACACCCACCTGCAGGTGTTGACTCTGGACGATAACCCATCGTTCGaggtgcttccggtgcgcctGTTTCACGGAAACCCACACCTGACCGACATCTCGATCCGTCGGAATGCGCTCCTCACGCTCGATGCCGTTCAGTTCCCGCTCGATCGGCTGCAACGCCTAAAGTTGGCCGGTAACCCGCTCGTCTGCAACTGCACGATCCGCTGGCTGTGGCGTCTGGTGACCGGAACGATCGAGGACGATGACAATGCCGATGCGGATGGCGTCGGATTCCTGGGACGCCCGCCACCGGACTCCAACATCacgacggtgctgctgatcgatAAGGACGAGATTGGGTGCGATCTGAACGAGGACGGACTGGTGACCCGGCGCACGCTGCGCAACATGTCCGAAGGGGACATTAACTGTCCAGCTCACCTGGCGACCGTGTTGAgtgtgctgctggcgctggttcTGCTACTCCTGGGTGCCGGTGCCATGCTGGTGTACCGCCGAAGGGCTCGCGAACGCAAGAAAATCCTGCAGGAACGCAAGAACGTCCACGAACGCATCGTTCCGCAGAAGGTGGACAAGCTCGAGCTGGAACGCTATCTGGCGCAGCAGGTCCTGTCGAACGATTACCGTGAGCTGCGGCCACCGGCTTGCGATCTGCCGGTCCGGTACGATCTGAAGTATCCGGACCAAACgtcccacccggcggcggtggcagcggtcGGTGGCGATCAGCATCCCGATGCGGACTCCGATCACTACGAGAACATCGACTACCTCCAGCATCAGCGAGTGCTGGGCAATGGgtcggccacgatcggtggtggcccgggcCCGACGATGAATCCTTTCCACCAGCTACAGCAGGCGCAGTACGCGTACGGACATCACCCGCAAGGTCGCCAGGTACAGCCCGCGATGACCATGCAGCATCCGCACAAGTTCCCGCATcaccatccgcaccaccaccaccagcaccatcagcaccaccagcatcagcagcatccggaTCCGGGAACCACGAACATGAGCACGCTGCCGTCGGCCGGGTCGACACCGGCCCGGAGCCTCAACAACTATTCGCCCAACTTCTTCATCTACGTCGTGTACTCGCACTTTGTGCTGATCCTGCTGGCGTTATGA